The region TATTATCGTTTTGGAAATTCCAATGGCTGAATTCGGAACATGGCAATCATTATGGGAAGTGCGCATGGACTTCATCATTTATGCTTTAAGCTTTTTAGTTATCTTTAATTTTTGGAATTACAACAATAACTTATTCAGCATTGTAAATAAGGTTGATGACAAGATTATCTGGTCAATGGGACTTTCATTATTCATATTGTCATTTCTTCCCTATTTGACAATATTCGTTGCCGAAAACTTTTATTCATTTGTTGCTCATGCGTTTTATGGCTTGGACTTTTTATTAACAGCAATCATATCCATATTAATTGCTCATGCCCTTAAAAATTCAGATAAAGGAAATATTGCTCTTCAGGTAGCCCTAAGAAGCAATAAACCTATATACTCAACGATAATATTAATGGCAATAGGCTACATTATCGGTTATTTCTTCTACCCACCTGCAATCTCCATATGCTGTCTGATTTCAATTCCTGTTCTCTGGATTGTTTCAAAAATACAGTTCATGTAAACAAATCGGAAATTTCTCCCAATTTTTCATTGAATTTGCTGACTTCTTTGGATTTTATTTCTCCGCTTAAGTCATTAACGTAATTTCTATACATGAAAACTGCCAA is a window of Methanobrevibacter millerae DNA encoding:
- a CDS encoding TMEM175 family protein — protein: METERFEALIDAILAIILTIIVLEIPMAEFGTWQSLWEVRMDFIIYALSFLVIFNFWNYNNNLFSIVNKVDDKIIWSMGLSLFILSFLPYLTIFVAENFYSFVAHAFYGLDFLLTAIISILIAHALKNSDKGNIALQVALRSNKPIYSTIILMAIGYIIGYFFYPPAISICCLISIPVLWIVSKIQFM
- a CDS encoding class III signal peptide-containing protein gives rise to the protein MDESGQASAEFILLFGGIIVVVLLAVFMYRNYVNDLSGEIKSKEVSKFNEKLGEISDLFT